A window of the Capricornis sumatraensis isolate serow.1 chromosome 9, serow.2, whole genome shotgun sequence genome harbors these coding sequences:
- the PALM3 gene encoding paralemmin-3, translating into MALQSHVWSLATPTPMAESSLYRQRLEVIAEKRRLQEEIRAARRELEEEKLRVERLKRKSLRERWLMDGAAEEPERPQDPTSQDPQSPEDQAQARIRNLEDSLFTLQSQLQLLQSASTGAQHKPSGRPTWRRQGHRPLSQPNVESGPAGQTDLNKRASLPAGPVGAYPESPSEPRTEAAGVPAAPRRVPGAAGTSSEANGPCPGSSPPLEQEPSQGAVAPEGPVNEARGGGMVKVVWEGLRPTEDCAIGATGLELEAKVEEMVLEAIGDRQEASRPELPSWVKEDRAIVEVVWEGVGGTEGSDLEAMVEAGGAPEAVQTRSLGLREGSGGAAPGEGAPRSSPDGDGQGVFGEEGSFIWVERVTLSEEWEELEVEGLEGPKALGREEKDESPLQAEGRGEEETREAERRRVEGAGGAEKRGREGKAGTEPGGAEASRALEREGGPDSVEPGRCEVRVETEIGGGDEPSSAERREVEGPLGAERGRDEKPLGVEQKGGEEKLEAIQETSAAEREEGEESLVAERIGGEEPLQTEKTLGVEEEQRESEEEKGCQAEDVSEAGAPPEAKEAPRPEDEGQQPQEKEEGSPEAEVEAVKPQTPAEGQDPTGDATALLAETSAQDQPAECQPLLQMEGPRANPRARPMPTYAPARQPEPSAPPEGEEASGPKQKTCQCCVVM; encoded by the exons ATGGCCCTGCAGAGCCATGTGTGGTCTCTGGCCACACCCAC GCCCATGGCGGAGAGCTCCCTCTATCGGCAGCGCCTAGAGGTCATCGCG GAGAAGCGGCGGCTACAAGAGGAGATACGCGCGGCGCGCCGAGAGCTAGAGGAAGAGAAACTCCGCGTGGAGCGGCTCAAG aggaagtCTCTCCGGGAACGCTGGCTAATGGACGGGGCAGCTGAGGAGCCAGAGCGGCCCCAGGACCCCACCTCACAGGACCCCCAATCACCTGAAGACCAAGCTCAGGCCCGCATCCGGAACCTGGAAGACAGCTTGTTCAC ACTCCAATCCCAGCTGCAGCTGCTGCAGAGTGCGTCCACAGGTGCCCAGCACAAGCCCTCAGGCAGGCCCACCTGGCGACGACAG GGTCACCGTCCTCTCTCCCAGCCCAACGTGGAGTCAGGTCCTGCAG GCCAGACCGATCTAAACAAGAGAGCCTCCTTACCAGCCGGACCGGTGGGCGCATACCCGGAGTCCCCCTCCGAGCCCAGAACTGAGGCTGCCGGGGTTCCAGCAGCCCCGAGGCGGGTCCCTGGGGCAGCAGGGACCTCCTCAGAAGCCAATGGCCCCTGCCCTGGATCCAGCCCCCCTCTGGAGCAGGAGCCGAGTCAGGGGGCGGTAGCACCTGAGGGGCCAGTGAATGAGGCCAGAGGGGGAGGCATGGTGAAAGTGGTGTGGGAGGGGTTGAGGCCCACGGAGGACTGTGCCATCGGGGCCACAGGCCTGGAGCTGGAGGCTAAGGTGGAGGAGATGGTGCTGGAGGCCATCGGGGACAGACAGGAAGCCAGCCGTCCAGAGCTCCCCTCGTGGGTCAAGGAGGACAGGGCCATCGTGGAGGTggtctgggagggggtggggggcacagagGGCAGTGACTTGGAGGCCATGGTGGAGGCAGGCGGGGCCCCAGAGGCCGTGCAGACCAGATCCCTGGGGCTCCGGGAGGGATCGGGGGGAGCAGCTCCTGGAGAAGGTGCCCCCAGGAGCAGCCctgatggtgatgggcagggggtCTTTGGAGAGGAGGGGTCCTTCATCTGGGTGGAGAGAGTGACCCTCAGTGAGGAATGGGAGGAGCTGGAGGTGGAGGGGTTGGAAGGGCCCAAGGCACTGGGAAGGGAGGAAAAGGACGAGAGTCCGTTGCAGGCGGAGGGCAGAGGCGAGGAGGAGACACGGGAGGCGGAGAGGAGGCGGGTGGAGGGAGCTGGAGGCGCAGagaagagaggcagggagggcaAGGCAGGCACAGAGCCAGGAGGAGCAGAGGCGTCACGGGCGCTAGAGAGGGAAGGAGGCCCGGACTCCGTGGAGCCAGGGAGATGTGAGGTGCGCGTGGAAACAGAGATCGGAGGAGGTGACGAACCATCGTCGGCCGAAAGAAGAGAAGTTGAGGGACCTCTGGgggcagagaggggaagagatgaGAAGCCATTGGGAGTAGAGCAGAAAGGAGGTGAGGAAAAGCTAGAGGCAATCCAAGAAACATCGGcagcagagagagaagaaggggaggagtcACTGGTGGCAGAAAGAATAGGAG GTGAAGAGCCGTTGCagacagagaagactcttggggtCGAGGAAGAGCAGAGAGAGTCAGAAGAAGAAAAGGGATGCCAGGCAGAGGACGTGAGTGAGGCAGGGGCTCCCCCAGAAGCCAAGGAGGCGCCAAGGCCGGAGGATGAAGGACAGCAGCcccaggagaaggaggaaggctCCCCAGAAGcagaagtggaagcagtgaagCCCCAAACTCCTGCTGAGGGCCAGGACCCCACTGGAGACGCCACCGCACTCCTGGCAGAGACGTCAGCTCAGGATCAGCCCGCTGAGTGCCAGCCACTGCTGCAGATGGAGGGGCCCAGGGCCAACCCCAGGGCCCGCCCCATGCCCACCTACGCGCCTGCCCGGCAGCCAGAGCCATCTGCCCCTCCAGAAGGTGAAGAGGCAAGCGGCCCTAAGCAGAAGACGTGCCAGTGTTGTGTGGTCATGTGA